The following proteins are co-located in the Sardina pilchardus chromosome 24, fSarPil1.1, whole genome shotgun sequence genome:
- the cacng6a gene encoding calcium channel, voltage-dependent, gamma subunit 6a, with translation MWSTFYIQDDEGRTPGSGGGNPGQAGISAVMGGARGGAKRRARTASTSASGAGMSDSQEGKIKLAFFVAVVGIVLAVLGVGTEFWAELAPSKNYSSNHTCQVAHYGLWKSCVKSLWVADVDPERESCGPADLPGESNCTFFKFFTTGENAVLFQKTTDKRLSTATGLMAIFSLFLMVMGAICITMAISKRVPFFLKPASVCFTLSGILLLLSLIVFHQSVLALLASDHTVPLHHELSWSVSCSACAATLLIIGGILFLLQALPYSPWQKCMSNKDAES, from the exons ATGTGGTCCACCTTCTACATCCAGGATGATGAGGGGCGGACGCCTGGAAGCGGAGGGGGGAACCCCGGCCAGGCGGGGATTTCCGCCGTGATGGGCGGTGCTCGCGGGGGCGCCAAGCGGCGGGCACGCACCGCCTCCACCTCTGCCTCCGGGGCGGGCATGAGCGACAGCCAGGAGGGCAAGATCAAGCTGGCGTTCTTCGTGGCGGTGGTGGGCATCGTGCTGGCCGTGCTCGGCGTGGGCACGGAGTTCTGGGCGGAGCTGGCGCCGTCCAAGAACTACTCCAGCAACCACACCTGCCAGGTGGCGCACTACGGCCTGTGGAAGAGCTGCGTCAAGTCCCTGTGGGTGGCCGACGTCGACCCCGAGAGGGAGAGCTGCGGGCCAGCCGACTTGCCGGGAG AATCTAACTGCACCTTCTTCAAGTTCTTCACCACCGGGGAGAATGCGGTTCTGTTTCAAAAGACGACGGACAAGA GACTTAGCACGGCGACAGGTCTCATGGCCATCTTCAGCCTCTTCCTCATGGTCATGGGCGCCATCTGCATCACTATGGCCATCAGCAAACGAGTGCCTTTCTTCCTGAAGCCCGCCTCCGTCTGCTTCACATTGTCTG GCATCCTGCTTCTTCTGTCACTCATCGTTTTCCACCAATCGGTGTTGGCGTTGTTGGCAAGTGACCACACAGTCCCGCTGCATCATGAGCTCTCGTGGTCAGTGAGTTGTTCTGCCTGTGCTGCCACCTTGCTCATAATCGGTGGGATTCTCTTCCTACTCCAGGCCCTACCCTACAGTCCCTGGCAGAAGTGTATGTCAAATAAGGATGCAGAGAGTTAG